In Colletotrichum higginsianum IMI 349063 chromosome 1, whole genome shotgun sequence, one genomic interval encodes:
- a CDS encoding Glycosyltransferase family 2: MSRPYTPRGTSPDSGLTPPNNPFGSNPFDTDNETSAAPSLASDSTFTVNAIGHSSPYDSHSADRSAQRLSWTDSSNHRLSRPEIESSPLAREAPVYNEKGPQNSPSDTDIEASHVPPVVSDPEKAKETHTTALPPSSGASFPKRLYNRFHATYCPKEEPPLVLPVCPNDTEKLNYVHTNRILLYIFGVFSFLSLGAGMWLFALSAPAFYWYGVFAGAMCIYLLVSYAVGIIGRDWDYKAHLDLVERFPITEENAPTVDIFLPCCSEPVEILENTYKHIVNIDWPASKLQVHVMDDGASEPVRLLAEKYGFNYSVRDDRPRLRKAGNLRWTFAQTNGDFFAIFDADFCPRPDFLKELMVEHLGDEKTALVQSPQYFRVTDDQTWVEQGAGATQELFYRVVQVNRNRWGASICVGSNALYRRESLVDVGGTAEIGFSEDVHTGFGAVDRGWKVKYIPLCLATGVCPNSPRAFFSQQMRWARGSTTLLTNGHFWVSNLTLMQKICYLSGFMYYMAVSLNIFLAPIAGTLLLAVRPEWFKFWNLAFAIPSILYGVILMRCWAKAKYGFNVQHAMTIMSYAYLTAIKDRLFNIELLWAASGDSKAHKSNKYRNMRLLCIFWNLIVTGAMIGVVTWRLVTGFTWYHPLPLIIINVYNLFINHYFMLCDW; this comes from the exons ATGTCGCGTCCCTACACACCCCGGGGGACATCTCCCGACTCGGGCTTGACGCCCCCGAATAATCCCTTCGGCTCAAACCCGTTTGACACCGATAATGAGACGAGCGCGGCCCCTTCGCTCGCCAGCGACTCAACCTTCACTGTG AATGCCATCGGACACTCGTCTCCGTACGACTCTCACTCGGCTGATAGATCAGCTCAGAGACTGAGCTGGACCGACTCCTCCAACCACCGCCTGAGCAGACCCGAGATT GAGTCTTCACCTCTGGCCAGAGAAGCCCCAGTCTACAATGAAAAGGGCCCCCAGAATTCTCCCTCTGACACAGACATTGAGGCCAGCCATGTCCCGCCTGTGGTGTCGGACCCCGAAAAGGCAAAGGAGACGCACACGACGGCCCTCCCGCCATCGTCAGGCGCGTCGTTCCCCAAGCGACTGTACAACCGCTTTCACGCAACGTACTGCCCGAAAGAAGAGCCTCCTCTCGTCCTACCTGTCTGCCCGAATGATACAGAGAAGCTGAACTACGTTCACACGAACCGAATCCTCCTCTATATCTTTGGCGTCTTCTCGTTCCTCTCGCTCGGCGCCGGTATGTGGTTGTTTGCGCTCTCGGCTCCGGCATTCTACTGGTATGGCGTGTTTGCGGGTGCCATGTGCATCTATCTCCTGGTATCGTACGCCGTCGGTATCATTGGAAGAGACTGGGACTACAAGGCTCATCTGGACCTGGTTGAGCGCTTCCCCATCACGGAGGAGAACGCGCCGACCGTCGACATCTTTCTGCCCTGCTGTTCCGAGCCGGTCGAGATTCTCGAAAACACATACAAGCATATCGTCAACATCGATTGGCCCGCCTCCAAGCTCCAGGTCCATGTCATGGACGACGGTGCTTCGGAGCCTGTCCGCCTGCTTGCCGAGAAGTACGGCTTCAACTACTCGGTCCGCGACgaccgccctcgcctccgaAAGGCCGGCAACCTGAGATGGACTTTTGCCCAGACCAACGGAGACTTCTTTGCTATCTTCGACGCCGACTTTTGCCCGCGACCCGACTTCCTCAAGGAGCTGATGGTAGAGCACCTGGGtgacgagaagacggccCTCGTCCAGAGCCCCCAGTACTTCCGCGTCACCGACGACCAGACGTGGGTTGAGCAGGGCGCGGGTGCCACGCAGGAGCTGTTCTACCGCGTTGTCCAGGTCAACCGCAACAGATGGGGAGCGTCCATCTGCGTCGGAAGCAACGCCCTGTACCGACGCGAGTCTCTCGTTGATGTCGGTGGAACGGCCGAGATTGGCTTCTCTGAGGATGTCCACACAGG ATTCGGCGCAGTTGACCGTGGCTGGAAGGTCAAGTACATCCCTCTCTGTCTCGCCACCGGTGTCTGCCCCAACTCTCCTCGCGCCTTTTTCTCCCAGCAGATGCGTTGGGCTCGTGGCTCTACGACTCTGCTCACCAACGGTCACTTCTGGGTATCCAACCTCACCTTGATGCAGAAGATCTGCTACCTTTCAG GCTTCATGTATTACATGGCCGTTTCTCTCaacatcttcctcgcccccATTGCTGGTACTCTCCTGCTTGCCGTTCGCCCCGAATGGTTCAAGTTTTGGAACCTGGCATTTGCCATACCTTCCATTCTGTACGGCGTCATTCTGATGCGCTGCTGggccaaggccaagtacGGCTTCAATGTCCAACACGCCATGACCATTATGAGCTACGCCTACCTCACCGCCATCAAAGACCGTCTCTTCAACATTGAGCTTCTCTGGGCCGCGTCCGGCGACTCCAAGGCTCACAAGAGCAACAAGTACCGCAACATGCGTCTTCTCTGCATTTTCTGGAATCTCATCGTCACCGGTGCCATGATCGGCGTCGTCACATGGCGCCTCGTGACCGGATTTACGTGGTACCACCCCCTCCCGCTCATCATCATTAACGTCTACAACCTCTTCATCAACCACTACTTTATGTTGTGCGACTGGTAG